From the genome of Triticum aestivum cultivar Chinese Spring chromosome 3B, IWGSC CS RefSeq v2.1, whole genome shotgun sequence, one region includes:
- the LOC123064247 gene encoding uncharacterized protein yields the protein MARLLLLAADHAAGAPGAASLVLVLVVVLVVAAVVVSLCTSSTHAKLWGRQRGSSSSAPLPKSDSSVGASNRRRLLSATLSGIGGKAARMVSWNRRSPAPGGSSDDEEAVADLGLDDDDEAVWRKAIIMGDKCRPLQFSGHIAFDSDGNQLPPPPPAAIKKAGPDVHAEN from the coding sequence ATGGCAaggctcctcctcctcgccgccgaccacgCCGCCGGAGCGCCGGGGGCGGCGagtctcgtcctcgtcctcgtcgtggTGCTCGTCGTCGCGGCGGTCGTCGTGTCGCTCTGCACCAGCAGCACGCACGCGAAGCTGTGGGGGCGGCAGCGCGGGTCCTCCTCGTCCGCGCCGTTGCCGAAATCGGACAGCAGCGTCGGCGCGAGCAACCGGAGGCGCCTGCTGTCGGCCACGCTGAGCGGGATCGGCGGTAAGGCGGCCAGGATGGTGTCGTGGAACAGGCGCTCTCCGGCGCCGGGCGGcagcagcgacgacgaggaggcggTGGCCGATCTGGGgctggacgacgacgacgaggccgtGTGGCGGAAGGCCATCATCATGGGGGACAAGTGCCGGCCGCTCCAGTTCTCCGGGCACATCGCCTTCGACTCCGACGGCAACCagctgcccccgccgccgccggcggcaatCAAGAAAGCCGGCCCCGACGTCCACGCCGAGAATTAA